Proteins from a genomic interval of Trichoderma breve strain T069 chromosome 2, whole genome shotgun sequence:
- a CDS encoding major facilitator superfamily domain-containing protein: MGMVPSQDQEEKRTQLQDRAALESDNETLLQGVDEKKLVRKLDLYIIPLVMALYLFSFLDRVNIGNARLYGLEEDLSLSSEQFQVTVSILFVTYLLFEVPSNLVLKLFTPRRWIAFIVTAWGIIATLTGLVESYGSLIACRLLLGVVEAGLFPGLSVYLTFFYTKHELALRIGYLFVSAAIAGALGGLLAYGIGHMDGVRGMSGWRWIFIIEGIPSVVLGVVTLIALPNDAPSAYFLTEEEKVLMEERHKRDYGNTASSREFSRRDMMKAFTDWKVWAFSFAQFGVDTMLYGFSTFLPTIISALGEWTTAQVQLLTIPCYFLGAVAYMSIAMLSDRLQMRGVFCVIFGMISVVGYAVLLSDSSPGVHYFGCFLVACGLYVVVGLPIAWLPNNTPRYGKRTTATGMQLTFGNASGIMSAFIYPALDKPRFIRGHAVSLSMVGFGTCVYAFLWFWFWRANKNRDAGELSEEHQGLPDDELKELGDDSPHFRYTI; encoded by the exons ATGGGGATGGTGCCCAGCCAAGAtcaggaagaaaagaggacgCAGTTGCAAGATCGTGCCGCTCTAGAGTCAGACAATGAGACGCTGCTCCAaggtgttgatgagaagaagttggtgcGGAAGCTGGACCTTTACATTATTCCGCTTGTCATGGCCTTGTATCTGTTTAGTTTCTTGGACAG AGTTAACATTGGCAACGCTCGACTGTATGGCCTTGAGGAGGATCTCAGCCTCTCATCTGAGCAATTTCAAGTCACCGTttccatcctcttcgtcaCATACCTCCTGTTCGAGGTACCCTCAAATCTTGTTCTCAAGCTATTCACCCCCCGACGGTGGATAGCATTCATTGTCACGGCCTGGGGCATCATTGCGACTCTTACCGGATTAGTGGAATCATATGGCTCACTCATTGCCTGCCGTCTGCTCTTGGGAGTTGTCGAAGCGGGCTTGTTCCCCGGTCTCAGCGTCTATCTCACCTTCTTCTACACCAAGCATGAGCTTGCCTTGAGAATAGGATATCTCTTTGTCAGTGCTGCCATTGCGGGCGCTCTCGGTGGACTGCTGGCGTATGGCATTGGACACATGGACGGTGTTCGCGGCATGAGTGGGTGGCGCTGGattttcatcattgaagGCATTCCAAGCGTGGTGCTTGGTGTAGTCACGTTGATTGCGCTGCCGAATGATGCGCCCTCTGCGTATTTTCTTactgaagaggagaaagtcctgatggaagagagacacaAGCGGGACTATGGCAATACAGCATCCAGCCGCGAGTTTAGCCGACGAGACATGATGAAGGCCTTTACGGACTGGAAGGTCTGGGCCTTTTCGTTTGCCCAGTTTGGCGTGGATACCATGCTCTACG GCTTCTCAACTTTCTTGCCCACCATTATTAGTGCCCTTGGTGAATGGACCACTGCTCAAGTTCAGCTTCTCACCATCCCGTGCTACTTCTTAGGCGCAGTGGCATACATGAGCATAGCCATGCTGTCTGATCGGCTGCAGATGAGAGGAGTGTTCTGCGTCATCTTTGGCATGATAAGCGTTGTTGGATATGCCGTCCTATTGTCCGATTCGTCACCTGGAGTACACTACTTTGGGTGTTTTCTTGTCGCATGTGGACTCTACGTCGTTGTCGGTCTTCCAATTGCATGG TTACCGAATAACACCCCTCGATACGGCAAGAGAACGACTGCCACAGGTATGCAACTTACCTTTGGCAACGCATCCGGAATCATGTCCGCCTTCATATA CCCTGCGCTTGATAAACCACGCTTCATCCGTGGCCACGCCGTCTCCCTCAGCATGGTTGGCTTCGGCACCTGCGTTTACGCATTcctctggttctggttctggaggGCGAACAAGAATCGCGATGCTGGGGAGTTGAGCGAAGAGCACCAAGGGCTCCCGGATGATGAGCTTAAGGAGCTTGGCGACGACAGCCCTCACTTCAGATACACGATTTAA
- a CDS encoding ferric reductase NAD binding domain-containing protein yields the protein MDYEKYESYERPTERSRWTPLTRMLLSGEMTQEKQQELTAREKFDRWMINEGYRRVFVFVFMLAHALIFAFACVHYGLKDSLATSRATFGFTFVVARSAALVLHVDVGIILFPVCRTLISLLRQTPLNGVIQFDKNITFHITTAWSIVFFSWVHTIAHWNNFAQVAAKNNLGIYGWLLANFASGPGWTGYVMLIALMGMVFTSIEKPRRANYERFWYTHHMFIVFFIFWAIHGAYCMIQPDVAPFCTSIGPSAIGVFWQYWMYGGFIYLAERIAREIRGRHKTYISKVIQHPSNVCEIQIKKEHTKTRAGQYIFFCCPAVSLWQYHPFTLTSAPEEDYISIHMRCQGDFTMAVSTMLGCEWDKKGSSSKVVGVAGDETNDPALKRVLPRVYVDGPFGSASEDVFKYEVAVLVGAGIGVTPFASILKSIWYRMNYPQQKTRLRKVYFFWICRDFGSFEWFRSLLLAVEAQDVDNRIEIHTYLTAKIKADDATNIMINDANADKDTITGLRSPTNFGRPNWDMIFRGIRKLHSPCEAGVFFCGPKGLGSSLHVYCNKYTDPEFSFVWGKENF from the exons ATGGACTACGAAAAGTACGAGAGTTATGAGCGGCCGACGGAGCGGTCCAGATGGACCCCCCTGACGCGCATGTTGCTCTCGGGAGAAATGACacaggagaagcagcaagagcttACGGCGCGAGAAAAGTTTGACCGATGGATGATTAACGAAGGATACCGAAGAGT ATTCGTCTTCGTTTTCATGCTGGCCCATGCCCtcatctttgcctttgcctgcGTCCACTACGGTCTCAAGGACAGCTTGGCGACATCTCGAGCCACCTTTGGCTTCACATTCGTCGTTGCTCGATCGGCCGCCCTGGTTCTCCACGTCGATGTcggcatcatcctcttccccgTCTGCAGAACCCTCATCTCGCTCCTCCGACAGACTCCTCTCAACGGCGTCATCCAGTTCGACAAGAACATCACCTTCCACATCACGACGGCCTGGtccattgtcttcttctcgtgGGTGCACACCATTGCCCACTGGAACAACTTTGCCCAGGTAGCGGCCAAGAACAACCTTGGAATCTACGGCTGGCTGCTTGCCAACTTTGCCTCGGGCCCTGGCTGGACTGGATACGTGATGCTGATTGCCCTCATGGGCATGGTCTTCACCTCGATCGAGAAGCCCCGACGCGCCAACTACGAGCGATTCTGGTATACCCACCACAtgttcatcgtcttcttcatcttctgggcCATCCACGGAGCCTACTGCATGATCCAGCCCGACGTGGCGCCCTTTTGCACGAGCATCGGACCCTCGGCTATTGGTGTGTTTTGGCAGTACTGGATGTACGGAGGCTTCATCTACCTGGCGGAGAGAATTGCCCGTGAAATCCGAGGACGCCACAAGACGTACATTTCCAAGGTCATCCAGCACCCCAGCAACGTCTGCGAGATTcagatcaagaaggagcACACCAAGACTCGGGCTGGACagtacatcttcttctgctgcccGGCGGTGTCACTGTGGCAGTATCACCCCTTTACGTTGACCAGCGCCCCCGAAGAGGACTATATTTCCATCCACATGCGTTGCCAAGGTGACTTTACCATGGCCGTCTCGACTATGCTGGGCTGCGAATGGGACAAGAAGGGTAGCTCGAGCAAGGTCGTTGGAGTTGCCGGTGACGAGACCAACGATCCGGCCCTGAAGCGTGTCCTGCCCAGGGTCTACGTCGACGGCCCCTTCGGATCTGCCTCGGAGGACGTCTTCAAGTACGAGGTGGCGGTTCTCGTCGGTGCCGGTATTGGCGTGACGCCCTTTGCCTCGATCCTCAAGTCCATCTGGTACCGGATGAACTACCCGCAGCAGAAGACGCGGCTGCGAAAGGTCTACTTCTTCTGGATCTGCCGAGACTTTGGCTCCTTTGAGTGGTTCCggtcgctgctgctggccgtcGAGGCGCAGGACGTGGACAACCGCATCGAGATCCACACGTACCTGAcggccaagatcaaggcggACGATGCCACCAACATCATGATCAACGATGCCAACGCCGACAAAGATACCATTACGGGCCTGAGGAGTCCCACCAACTTTGGGCGGCCCAACTGGGACATGATTTTCCGAGGGATCCGGAAGCTGCACAGTCCTTGCGAAGCGGGTGTGTTTTTCTGTGGACCCAAGGGACTGGGAAGTTCCCTGCATGTTTACTGCAACAAGTATACGGATCCTGA GTTCTCGTTCGTCTGGGGCAAAGAAAACTTTTAA